Below is a window of Candidatus Neomarinimicrobiota bacterium DNA.
TTCCCTATTCACTATTTCCACATTTCACTGGGAGGAGGTTAATTTTGTCAAGTTCAGTTACGCCCGAGTGTCAGCCGTAGATCAAAATCTAAACATGCAGATGGACGCTCTGAAGAAAGAAGACTGCAAAGAGATATTCCAAGACTATGCGAGTGGAGCTAAATCTGATCGAGGGGTATTAGATAATGCATTAGAATTCATGAGAGAGGACGATGTATTAGCAGTCTGGAAGTTTAGAATTGGCCAGGGAGATCTCTCAAGCACCTATTTGAGATTATAAACCTTCTCAACGAGAAGAGGATGTACTTCAAGAGCCTGCAGGAGAGTGTTGACACAAGCTCTTCATGTGGAAAACTAATATTCCATGTATTTGAAGCTTTGGCTGAGTTTGATATAGATATAATACGTGATAGAACCCTTACTGGCTTGGCTGCAACGAGAGAAAGCGAGAGAGTCGGTGGTCGGCCAAGAAAGCTCGATAAGGATAACATTACTCTTGCCCTGTCGTTGATGGAGGATAAATCCTTCTCGGGGAAAGATGTATGTAAGGCACTCGGTATTTCAAAGACGACTCTTTATCGAAACCTGCAAGAATATGAGGATTCGGGGTCAGATACACAGGAAAATAAGCGAGTTCAATGAAAGGAGATCGAATAAATCAAACCAGAAAAACAAATATTGTAAGGAGGCACAAACAAATCTAACACCCATTTGAAAGCCTCCTAAGGATAATAATCCATATAACAGAGGAGGCAACTATGGGATATTTGGATATGTACACCATTCTAGAGAGGCATGCTGGCAGAATATCGAGAGGAGATGCGGATCTTAAGCAAGATCTCCTCTCACTATCATATACTGCATTTACTTCGGCTTTTTCACGGGGATATGCACTATCTATTGGAGAGCTGGTGAATAACATGCAACACCGGGCAGGTGAACTCAGAAGTGAAAAACGGAGGCCCTTCGGAAACCGAGGACATAACGGAACTAAGGATGTTTACTCAAAAGTCAGATACTACAATAATGATGTCAAGCTTATGAATCTTAATGAAGGTGTAGTCACGGAGGACATACTGATGGATTCTTTCCTTAAAAGAACGACACCAACGGCTGATAAGGTAGCCTTCAGGATCGACTTTAAGAATTTTCTGGTTAATCTCCAAGAAAGAGACAGGCTTATTCTCATAAGAAGGATTGAGGGTTATAAGGTTAAAGAAATATCAAAGGCTCTTGGATGCACATCCTCTGGAATTTCAAGACGCTTGAAAAGAATCGGAAGAGAGATCGCAATCTATTTGGATATTCCGGTCGAGATGGCGAACTTGTATGGGATTGCGTAACCACTTGAATAGCTTAAAAAGGAGTGAGTTTTGTCGCTCCTTTTTTTAAATCCTCAATATTAAACATGATAATTTCTCATAATTGTAGATACGTCACACCTTCGTGGACACTTTTCAATATATTATAAGGTGCAAAATGAGATAGTATCTATGCGGAAGGAAGTTAGAGAAGAACTGATAGATACTCTAATTCAGAACGCCCGGACAAAAACCCGGGATTACTCCTGGGAGTTGGTAGCGAGTATACACATTAACTTATATGACGCCTTGCTTAATGAGAATGGCTGAATGTTACCAGAAATAATCTCCGAACAGCTGCATTACGAGAGCCTGAACAAATACGAGAGCGAGTAATTGATTTCGCTCATACATTTCCGCGTTGATCTCTTTTAGATGTGAAATAACGGGGAACAGGAGGTAGGGATAAATGAACATCGCCGCTCTCGCCGACTCACCGATTCTGTAAGCGCCTGCAAGGAACATCATCATTAAAGAGCCTGTTCCCAGCAGTGTAAGTAAAAA
It encodes the following:
- a CDS encoding sigma-70 family RNA polymerase sigma factor; amino-acid sequence: MGYLDMYTILERHAGRISRGDADLKQDLLSLSYTAFTSAFSRGYALSIGELVNNMQHRAGELRSEKRRPFGNRGHNGTKDVYSKVRYYNNDVKLMNLNEGVVTEDILMDSFLKRTTPTADKVAFRIDFKNFLVNLQERDRLILIRRIEGYKVKEISKALGCTSSGISRRLKRIGREIAIYLDIPVEMANLYGIA